The sequence CATCAAGAGAATCGACCTTGCTGATATCGGTCACCGGTCCGATTTCCGTCGCCATCCGCTCGGTCGCTTCGCCGATCAGGATCAGGTGCGCGACTTTCTCCTTGACCGGGCCACTCAGTTCACCAAAGTCGCCCCCCTTGTCCCTGCCGCCGGCAATCAGAGTCACCGGGGCATCAAGCCCTGCCAGGCTCATGATCACACTGCCAATATTTGTCCCTTTTGAATCGTTGTACCACTCGACCCCGTCAAGGCTTCTGACCAGGTTCATCCGATGCGGCAGACCGGTAAAGCGGGTCATGGCCGGCCAGATGGTCTCAGCCTGATATCCTTCAAGTAAGAGCGGGATGCAAGCGGCCATAACGTTTGCAATATTATGCAGCCCCTTAAGCCTCAGTTCCTTAACTGCAAAAGTCTGTTCGGTTCCCTGCCAGCGCCAGACGATATGGTCATCATCAAGGAACATTCCTTCATCAAGTTTACTATTACAGGAGAAACAGACGACCCGGGCTGGCGCTCCGACTGCTGCCTCCATAACAAGTTTGTCGTCCGCATTCAGAATCATGAAATCAGCGGCCGTCTGACAGCTGAAGATTTTTTTCTTCGCTTCGATATAGGCCCGCATATCGGGATAGCGATCGAGATGATCGGCGCTGATATTCAACAACATGCTGTAGCGCGGCCGGAAGCTGGTTACTGTTTCGAGCTGGAATGACGAAAGCTCGATTACCAGCCATTCCAATTCCTCCTGATCGACCGCTTCGGTCAATGGCGTTCCGATGTTGCCGCCGACATAGGTCTTCGCACCACAAGCCTTTAACGCTTCTCCGACCAGTGCCGTGACCGTCGACTTGCCGTTCGTTCCGGTAATACCGATCATCGGTGCAGTCAACTCACGGGAAGCTATTTCCACCTCGCCGCTGAGGTCGACTCCCTGTTCAACTGCGGCCTGAACCGGGGCGATTGTTGGCGGCACCCCCGGGCTCAGAACGATCAGGTCGGCTTTCCGGAACAGCTCCGGGTTGTGACCACCCAGATCGAACGCAACATCGCACCCGGACAGGTCACTCAGGTCACCGATATCCGCTCGTTGACGGATATCGGAGAGGATGACCCGGGCGTTGCGGCGGGCAAAGAATCGACAGAGCGCGAGTCCGCTCTTGCCGGCGCCGACAACAACAATCTTTTTATTTGCGTAGCGGTTTGTCATCCTACCTCAGCTTCAGAGTCGATAATGCGATCAGGGCGAGGATAATACTGATGATCCAGAACCGGACGATAATTTTCGGTTCCGGCCACCCCTTTAGCTCAAAATGATTGTGAATCGGTGACATCCGGAAAATCCTCTTGCCCCATAAACGGAAGGAGAGCACCTGGAAAATAACCGACAACGCCTCGACCACGAAAATCCCGCCGACGATAACCAGCACCAGTTCCTGCTTGGTAATCACCGCAATCGTCCCGAGGGCGCCGCCGAGTGACAACGACCCGACATCGCCCATAAACACCTGGGCCGGGTAGGTGTTGAACCAGAGAAAACCGAGCCCGGCGCCGACCATCGCACCACAGATGATCGACAGTTCACCGGCGCCCTGAACACTGCTGATCTGCAGGTAGGACGAGAGCTTGGCATTACCGGCGAGATAAGCGAACAACAGGTAGGTTCCCGATGCGATAATCATCGGCCCGATCGCCAAACCGTCAAGACCATCGGTCAGGTTGACCGCATTACCCGATCCGACGATGACCAGGACAACAAAAGGTATGTAGTACCAGCCGAGATCCGGCCGCAATCCCTTGAAGAACGGAAATGCGAGGGTCGTCTCGAATAGCGGGTAGTAGTAGAGCATTGTCCCGGCGGCCACGGTTATCAGCATCAGCCAGAACATCTTGGCCCGGGCCGAAAGCCCATCGCTGCTGCGGAGCTTGACTTTTCGATAATCGTCGATGAAGCCGACGGCGCCGAAGCCGACGGCTACAAACAGGGTGATCCAGACATAGATATTGGTCAGGTCGGCCCAGAGCAGCGTCGGCAGGACGATGGCCAGCAGAATCAATGTGCCGCCCATGGTCGGTGTCCCCTCCTTGCGAAAATGTGATTCCGGTCCAACTTTGCGGATGCTTTGCCCAATCTGCATTTCCGACAGCGTCCGGATCAGCCAGGGGCCGAGAATAAAAGAGATAACCAGAGCCGTTATCGCCGCGTAGATTGTCCGGAAGGTGATAAACCGGAAAACATACAGCGCCGAAAACTCGGTATGGAGCGGATATAGCAGATGATATAACATTTCTGATTCCTTACCTCTTGACTCCGGCTTCTTATTTACCCGTTTGCCGCCATGCAAAAATGCATTCCGCGCAGTGCCTTGCTGACCTTTTCCATACGCATTCCGCGCGACCCCTTGACCAGAATCCGATCCCCGGGTTGAATCATATCGCGCAGAATGTCGATCGCTTCCTGGTGTGAGTTGACCAGATATATCTCCTTCGCCGCCGTCTCTTGCGTTCCATAGCCGGCTGCAACAGCATCTTTCATTTCACCCATGACAATAAGGATGTCGACCAGATCAGCAGCCTGCCTGCCGACTTCGGTGTGCAGTTCAGCCGACTGTTCTCCCAGTTCGAGCATATCGCCAAGAACAGCGATGTGGCGACCGAGACCGTTCATCTCCGACAGGGTCTGCAGCGCCGCCTTGACCGACAACGGGTTGGCATTGTAGCTGTCTTCAAGCAGCAGAACATCGCAACCGAGGCTGATCGTTTCCATGCGGCCGCAACAGGGCTGAAACTGTTCGAGCCCGCGCACAATGGTCCGGCCATCAACACCGAGTACATGTGCTGCTGCCGCTGCGGCGAGGGCATTGTAGACATTGTGTCGACCGGCTATCTTCAACTGTACCGGCCAGTTGCCTTCGGGGGTCACGAGACGGAAGGTCACGCCGCTGCCGCGGGCAATAATTGACTCGGCCCGGATTTCCGCAGATTCGGCGGAGCCGTAAAGAATACGTCGAACCTTGTTGGCGACCGGCAGATTGACGACAAAGTCATCATCAGCATTGACGATCGCGAACCCGTCTTCCGGCAAAGCTTCGAACAATTCCCCCTTGGCCCGGGCAACCCCTTCCATTCCGTGCAGGGTTTCCAGGTGAGCCGGTCCAATATTGGTAATAATACCGACTGTCGGCGAGGCAATCTCACTCAACCGGGCGATTTCACCCCGGGCACTCATCCCCATTTCGAGAACCATCCATTCACATTCATCCCGATTCCGAAAAAGCGTCAACGGCAGGCCGATCAGATTATTGAAATTCCCGGCCGTGAGCAGTCCCGGCCTGGTCAGTGACAGAATTCCGGCGAGCATCTCCTTGGTTGTCGTTTTCCCCGAGGAACCGGTGATGCCGACGACCGGTCCGGCAAATCGGTTCCGCACATCGGCCGCCAGACGACCAAGCGCCTTGAGTGTGTCGTCGACGACAATAACCGGAACCGGAAGACCATTGACGACATCCTCGCTCAGACAGGCGGCGGCACCACTTTTCACGGCAAGCGTCAGGAAGTCATGGCCGTCAAAGTTCGGGCCGCGCAGCGGTACGAACAGCTCACCTGAACCGATCGTTCGACTGTCGGTCGAGATCCCGTCAACCATGCCTCTGGCATCGGCCGGATACAACGTACCTTCGGTTATTCTGGCGATATCCCTGATGTTAAATTCCATCAGTCCCTCCCTGACGCCCGAAGCGCCTGCCGGATCTCTTCCCGATCATCAAAATGGACCTTTTCCTTACCGATGATCTGATAATCTTCATGCCCCTTGCCGGCGACCAGCAAAAGATCGCCCGGCAAAAGAATCTCCACCGCCACCTGAATCGCTTCCCGGCGATCAGGAACAACAACATGCCCTTTGCTGCTCGATGATTGCAGCTGTTCTAACATCAAGGGTGATGCATAATGTTTTTTAACTCCGGTCAGGATCTCATTAATTATGGAATCGGGATCTTCGGTTCTCGGATTATCGGATGTGACAATCGCCAGATCGCTGAACCGGGCAGCAATTTCACCCATAACCGGACGCTTGCTCCGATCACGATCACCGCCACAACCGAACAGGGTAATAACCCGGCCGCCAGCAAGTTCATTCACGGCCTGCAAAACGTTTTCGAGGGCGTCGCCGGTGTGTGCGTAATCGACAAGGATCAGGGCATCGCGATTATTCTCAATCGTTTCAATCCGCCCCGGGACGACCGGGACCGCTTTAATTCCGGAAACAATTGCGTCCAGAGGTAAATCGAGAGCGACTCCGCCCGCGATAGCGCAGAGCAGGTTACTGAGATTAAATCCTCCGAGCAGAGCCGATTGCAGCCGGAATCGACCATGTGGAATGACGACATCAGCTTCGATGCCGCGCCGACTCAGCGTCACGTTTTCGGCCCGGACATCGGCTTCGGCCGCGAGCCCGCAAGTTAGGGCATCGTCAAGTTCATCGGCGATTCTGCGGCCATAGGGATCGTCTATATTAACGACGGCCCGACTCCCCTGAGGCACAATATAGTCATCGTAAAACTTCTTCTTGCTTGAGAAATAGGATTCCATCGTCTGGTGATAGTCGAGATGCTCCGGTGTCAGATTGGTAAAGATACCGACTTCGAAATTGATGCCGGAAACCCGGTTCTGCTCGAGCGCATGCGAAGAGACTTCGAGCACCAGTGAATCGGCACCCTGCCCGAGAAAATCGGCTGTAAGTTTTTGCAGATCATACGACTCCGGCGTCGTATGTGAGGCCGGTGTTTCACTACCCTGATACCTGTAATTGACGGTCCCGACAACAGCCGGCCGTTGCCGGGCAGCGATCAGCATCGCTTCGATCAGATAGGTAACGGTCGTCTTGCCGTTGGTCCCGGTCACCCCTACGACACGCATCGTCCGGGTCGGCTGACCGAAAAAAAGAGCGGAAGCTTCTGCCAGTGCCTGGCGGGCATTAGCGACGACGATACCGGTTGCACCCTTTACCGGATGCGGCTCTTCCATGACCACTAACTCGGCACCACGGTCAACCGCATCGGCAATAAACTGATGACCATCATCACTGATTCCGCGCAGGGCAAAAAAGGCACACCCCGGCCCGGCTTTCCTCGAGTCGTACACCAGATCCCGGATAACGCCCTGGCTGTTGCCGGCAACATCCAATGGATGCATGCTGGCAATCAACTGGTCGGTACCTATTTTAGACGTTGTTATCATCATCCATATATCCTAGCTGGCCGGTGCCAGCTTCACCCAGATTTCATTGCCATAGCTGATTGGCCGGCCCGGATCCGGTGATTGAGCTATCACCCGCCCGGTCCCCTTCAACTTGATATTGAGCCCAGACTTCTGCATCACCTGCATCACCTGACGATAACTCATGCCGAAAAAATCGGGCATTTGCGGCATCTCGACTCCCGACACCCGGATATCGTAGATTGGCGGCTGGATCGGAGCTTCAATCAAATCGGCAATCGTGTTCAGCACCGGTACCGTCGCTTTTTCCGTCGGCATGACCTTCAGGTATCGGAGCGACTGGTTGGCGATCCGTGAAAACACCGGTGCCGCGACCAGACCACCATAAGCTTTACCCTGCGGTTCATCGATCAACACCAGGATAACCAGCCTCGGATCATCGGCCGGAACGAAACCGACAAAGGAAGAAACCGATTTATCGACAGAATATCCGCCGGTCACCGGGTCGACTTTCTGCGCGGTGCCGGTTTTTCCGGCTACCCGGTACCCGGGAACAGCCCCCAGCATGCCGGTTCCACCCTTTTCCGTGACCCTGACCATCATGTCGCGCACCTGGTCGGCAACTTCGCTGCTGATGACCTTGCGCCGGATCCGCGGCTGCTGTTTCATCGTCACCTGGCCGTAGCTGTCGACAATTTTCTCGACCACATAGGGTGCCATCAGGTAGCCACCGTTGGCGATGGCGGCAGTTGCGGTTGCCAGTTGAAGCGGTGTCACGGTTAATCCCTGACCAAATGAAATCGCCGCCAGATCGACGTCAAACCAGCGTGTTGGCTGGTGAATCAAGCCACTGACTTCGCCGGGCAGACCGATTTCCGTTTTCTGACCAAAGCCGAAATCCCTTAAATAATTGTAGTAGCGATTTCGATCAAGAGCCCGGCCGATCTTGTATGCGCCGATATTCGAACTGAACTTTATGATTTCAGATGGCGTCAACAGTGAATACGGGCGGTGGTCATGAACGATTTTGCCACTGACCTCTATCGAGCCGTTTTCGCAGTTAATCTTTTGCCGCCTGTTTATTACCCCCTCATTCAACGCTGCCGCCATCAGGAACACCTTGATGGTTGAGCCCGGCTCAAACGAATCACAGAGTGCGCGGTTGCGCCAGTCACCCGGACGATGCTTGAAAAAGGCGTTCGGGTTGTAGTCGGGCTGACTCGACATCGCCAGCACTTCACCGGTCCGCGGATCAAGCACGACCGCTGTTCCTGACTTGGCATTCGATTCGCTGACCGCCCGCGCAAGTTCCTTCTCGGCAATGTATTGCAGGTTCTTGTCGAGCGTCATGTAAAGGTCACGCCCTTTTTCTCCGGCCTGGATCTGGTCATCGGAACTGTTGAGCAGCCCACGTCCGAGAGCATCCCGTCCCATAACGAGATAACCGCCACGACCGAGCATCAGATTGTCATATTCCAACTCAAGCCCTTCAAGACCCTTCGGGTCGAGCCCGGTAAAACCGATCACCTGGGCACCGATTTCCGAGTTCGGGTAATAACGTCGATGCTCCTTGATGAACCGAACGCCCTCGATATCAAGAGCACGAATCAGTTCGCTTTCGCGCGGTGTCACCTGTCGCTTGAGCCAGATAAAGCTTTTTTTCGCTTGTAGTTTGGCCTTGACCACCGAGCGTTTCATTGAAAGCACTTCGGCAAGAGCCTTGGCGGTCCGGGAGGTCGCGGAAACCTTGTTCGGTTCGATATAGACCGAATCGACTTCGACGCTGACGGCCATCGATTCACCGTTTCGATCGAAAATGGTTCCACGTTGAGGGGTCAGTGCAATGGTCTTCTGGTGCTGCCGGACAGCCTTCTCTGCCCAGAGATCCTGGCCGACAACCTGAAGTTGAAAAGCGCGCGCAACGATAAAGCCGAAAGCCAGAATAAAGCAGAAGCCAATCAGCCTGATTCGTACCCGCATCCATTTTTCCCGGTTTTCCATTATCTGATCGTAATGACCTGTTCCGGTGTTGGCATTCTGAGACCAAGCCTGGTCCGTGCCATTCGCTCAATCCGCCCGGGATTGCGCAAACTGGCTGCTTCAAGTTTCAATTGTCTCGACTCCTGTTGCAGTGAGCGGAGTCGTACTTCGTAGGTCGAGATTTCGTACTCGAGATTAACCATCTCAAGCCGCGACCAGACAAAGAACAATGAAACAACCATCAGAACAACGACAAAAGCTATCAGTGGAAATAGCCGGGGACGCTGCAGAGCGAATCCGTTTATTTTCGGAATCGGCCTGACAACTGCATCGGACATGACACCCTCCCTCTGTAATATATCGACAATGTGCAATCGGTTAAGGCAATTTACGTATGGCCCTGACTACTGCACTGCGAGCTCTCGGGTTATGTGCGACTTCCTCCGCCGTCGGCCGCACGCCCTTTCTGGTCACAATCTCCGCCTGAGATGTCCTGCCGCAAGCGCATATCGGCACTTTTGGTGGACAGATGCAACCCTTTGCTGCTTGTCGAAAAGCCCGTTTAACGAGCCGGTCTTCCAATGAATGAAAACTGATCACTACAAATCGGGCATCAGGATTCAGGACCTGCAACGCCTCTTCCAGCGTTTTCGTCAAATGCCCGAGTTCATCATTAACAAAAATCCGCAGAGCCTGGAACACTCTGGTTGCCGGATGAATTTTCTGTCTGGCGCCGTGCTTCGCCGGGATCGCTTTCTTGACGACGCTGGCCAGATCAGCAGTTGTCCTGAACAGTTCTTCCTGCCGCCGCTCGGCAATCCGGTTGGCGATCCGCCCGGCAAACCTTTCTTCACCGAACTCACGGAAGATATTTCGTAGTTCCTCCGGTTTATAGCTGTTGACGACATCGGCTGCCGTCATTTCGGCGTCCGGGCCCATCCGCATATCGAGCGGCCCGTCATCGCGAAATGAAAAACCCCGCTCCGGCGTATCGAGTTGCCGGGAGGAGACCCCGAGGTCGAGCAGGATACCATCAACTCCGTTTATATCCTGGCGAGCCAGAACCTCCGCCAGCTCACTAAAGTTGGCCTGCTCAAGGACCACCCTCGCAGCATACGGCTTAAGCATCTCCGCCGCCGCTGCCAGCGCCTCCGGGTCACGATCGAGACCGATCAATCGACCATCCGGCGCCGTTGCCTCGAGAATCAGGCGGGCATGCCCGCCGCCGCCAAGCGTCCCGTCGAGGTAAATACCACCCGGCTGCGGATTGAGCAGCTCGAGCACCTCATCCGGCATCACTGACGTGTGCCTGAATCCTTCGACTGCCAAAGATCAGAAACCCAGATTGGCCAGAACCTGCGGGTCATCAACAATACGCGTTTCTGCCTGCGCCTGCATCTCCGCATGCTTGGCCTTGCTCCAGATCATTATCCTGCGATCAACACCGACAACGACAATCTCGCGGATTTCACTATCGAGGCCGGCATAATCCCGATGCGCCTGCGAAAGCTGAATCCGCCCCTGCTTGTCGAACGAGCAGGGCTTTGCCGGTGAAATTAATGCCAGATACAGTGCCTCCTTCAGCGGGCCCGGCTCCATCGCCTCAACCTTCGCCTGGTTTTTTTCCCACTCTGACTCGGGATAGGCCGCAAGCCCACCATCCTTTTGGGTGACGACTAGGTTATCGGCCGCAAAAGAGGCCGACAGCTTCTCGCGAAACTGCGCCGGGATGCTGGCCCGCCCCTTCGGATCGATCGAATTATTGTAGACACCCTGGAAATTCACTTTACGTCCTTGTCCCAATTTGACACTTTTTTACACTATTTTGACAAAATATAGCGGCGCGTCAACATTATGTCAAGAATAATCTCCTGGAAAATTCGGGGGCAACCTCAGCAAAAAAGCGCAAATCAGCCGATGCCGCAAGCATACCCGGCGGAACAAAACCAAATACCCGGCAATGATGGAAATGGGAGGAGGAGAATCTAGGTGGCGGGAGGAGGAGAATCGGGATCGGTTGTAAAATGCAGTTCGACCTGATCGATTCGCTGGTCAATCATTTTAGCGACAACCAGGGTGACACCTTCAGCCTCACAGCGGTAACCCTCGGCAGGGATATCGTCAAGCAATTGCATGACCAGGCCGGCAAGCGTCGTTGCATGTTCCTCGGAAAAGTTGAGAGAAAATTTCTGATTGACTGTTTTCAGAGAGGCACTGGCGTCGACGACATAATAGCCTGGCGCGACTTTCCGGAAGAGGGCCTCTTCAAGATCATATTCATCGACAATCTCGCCGAAAACCTCTTCAATAACATCTTCCAGGGTTACGATCCCTTCAACCCCGCCATGCTCATCGACGACAATAGCGAGATGAACCCGCTTTTCACGGAAAGACTGCAGCAGCGATTCGATCAGTTGCGATTCCGGGACAAAAAACGGGGGACGCGCCACTTCGCGGATATCGAAAGCGGCCGATTGATCGACAAAGTTGAGAATATCCTTGGAGTGAATAATCCCGACAATCGAATCGAGGTTCTCTTCGTAAACGGGAAAACGCGAATGCCAGGCCGCCTGGACAAGTTGCAGAATCTCCCTGAACGGAAGTTCGGCATCGATACCGACGACCTCGGTCCGCGGAATCATCACATCCCTGACCCTGATCTGGGCGAGTTCAAAAATCCCGTGCAGCATTTTACGTTTGTCCTTATGAACAGTTCCGCTCTGCTCGCCGACGGAGATGATCGACTTGATTTCATCTTCACTGATAACCGAAGCTTCCCGATCTGACCGCAGGATTTTATTGAGCAGCATCGAGACCCCGGAAATGACCCAGATAACCGGAGTCAAAATCCACATAAACAGAAGGATCGGCCTGATAACGAAAAAAGAGACTCGCTCGGGATTCTTGGCGGCGTATGTTTTCGGGGTTATTTCAGCAAGAATGAGCAACAGGGGGGTCATGATCAGGATGGTCAGAAGCTCTCCATGCTCACCGAAGATCTCGATCAGCAATGCTGTTGCGAAAACCGAGGCAGCGATATTGACCAGGTTGTTGCCGATCAGGATAGTTGAAAGCAGACGATCCGGAACCTCAAGCACGGTCTCGAGCCTTGCGGCGCCGGGATGACCTTTTTCAACGAGGTATTTCAGCCGCAGACGGTCCAGTGCCATCAGAGCGGTTTCGGAGCCGGAAAAAAAGGCTGACAGAAAAAAAAGAATCAACAGCCCGAAAAGATATAATATATGTTCGTCAGTCATAGAGGATCAGAACCCGGATTGATAGTCTGTGCTAATTGTATCCCAATGATATTACAAAAACAATTTTAATCAGGATTGATAGCGCATGACCTGCATGGTATAAAGGTTCTGCTCAAACCTGATCAGAATCGGACCGCCATGGAAGAGACTCGAAAATCCCGCTACCAGGAGCTTTGCAAGCTTCTCAATTACCACAACCGTCTATATCACGAGCTTGACCAACCGGAAATTCCGGATGCGGAATACGATGAGCTTTTCCGGGAACTGGTCGATCTCGAACAAAAGTATCCTGAACTTCAGACGGATGATTCACCGACCCGGAGGGTCGGCGCCGCCCCCCAGAAAAAATTCAGACCGGTTAAACACGCGGTCCCGATGCTCTCCTTGCGCAATGTCAAGAACGAAGACGAATTTCGGGAGTTTGATCGCGGCATCCGTAAACTTTTGGCAACCGATGATGATGTCGAATATCTCTGCGAGATGAAGCTTGATGGCGTCGCCATCGAACTGACCTATGAAAACGGTCTGCTCAGCGTCGGCTCAACCCGCGGCGACGGACAGACCGGCGAAGATGTCACCGAAAACATCCGGACCATCAAGAGCATTCCGACCCGGATCGATAACGACCAAAACAATACGCTCGACATCCGCGGTGAGATCTACATTGATCTCGCCGATTTCCGTGCACTTAACCGGCAACGCGAGGAAGATGGCGAATCGATATTTGCCAATCCACGCAATGCCGCCGCCGGTAGCCTGCGGCAGCTTGACGCCGTGATTACGGCCCGCAGACCGCTGAATATGTTCTGCTACGGCACCGGCCGTTATGAACAACGGGATGTTGCAACCCAGTCAGCCCTGCTCCGCAGCCTCGAGAATATCGGATTCCGCATCAACCGTGAAGGAACCAGGCAGGTTACCGGCGTCGACGGTGTCCTTGATTTTTACCGGGACTGCCTGAAAAATCGGGATGACCTGCCGTTTGAAAT comes from Desulfuromonas sp. and encodes:
- a CDS encoding 16S rRNA (cytosine(1402)-N(4))-methyltransferase, giving the protein MAVEGFRHTSVMPDEVLELLNPQPGGIYLDGTLGGGGHARLILEATAPDGRLIGLDRDPEALAAAAEMLKPYAARVVLEQANFSELAEVLARQDINGVDGILLDLGVSSRQLDTPERGFSFRDDGPLDMRMGPDAEMTAADVVNSYKPEELRNIFREFGEERFAGRIANRIAERRQEELFRTTADLASVVKKAIPAKHGARQKIHPATRVFQALRIFVNDELGHLTKTLEEALQVLNPDARFVVISFHSLEDRLVKRAFRQAAKGCICPPKVPICACGRTSQAEIVTRKGVRPTAEEVAHNPRARSAVVRAIRKLP
- a CDS encoding phospho-N-acetylmuramoyl-pentapeptide-transferase, producing the protein MLYHLLYPLHTEFSALYVFRFITFRTIYAAITALVISFILGPWLIRTLSEMQIGQSIRKVGPESHFRKEGTPTMGGTLILLAIVLPTLLWADLTNIYVWITLFVAVGFGAVGFIDDYRKVKLRSSDGLSARAKMFWLMLITVAAGTMLYYYPLFETTLAFPFFKGLRPDLGWYYIPFVVLVIVGSGNAVNLTDGLDGLAIGPMIIASGTYLLFAYLAGNAKLSSYLQISSVQGAGELSIICGAMVGAGLGFLWFNTYPAQVFMGDVGSLSLGGALGTIAVITKQELVLVIVGGIFVVEALSVIFQVLSFRLWGKRIFRMSPIHNHFELKGWPEPKIIVRFWIISIILALIALSTLKLR
- a CDS encoding penicillin-binding protein; its protein translation is MMENREKWMRVRIRLIGFCFILAFGFIVARAFQLQVVGQDLWAEKAVRQHQKTIALTPQRGTIFDRNGESMAVSVEVDSVYIEPNKVSATSRTAKALAEVLSMKRSVVKAKLQAKKSFIWLKRQVTPRESELIRALDIEGVRFIKEHRRYYPNSEIGAQVIGFTGLDPKGLEGLELEYDNLMLGRGGYLVMGRDALGRGLLNSSDDQIQAGEKGRDLYMTLDKNLQYIAEKELARAVSESNAKSGTAVVLDPRTGEVLAMSSQPDYNPNAFFKHRPGDWRNRALCDSFEPGSTIKVFLMAAALNEGVINRRQKINCENGSIEVSGKIVHDHRPYSLLTPSEIIKFSSNIGAYKIGRALDRNRYYNYLRDFGFGQKTEIGLPGEVSGLIHQPTRWFDVDLAAISFGQGLTVTPLQLATATAAIANGGYLMAPYVVEKIVDSYGQVTMKQQPRIRRKVISSEVADQVRDMMVRVTEKGGTGMLGAVPGYRVAGKTGTAQKVDPVTGGYSVDKSVSSFVGFVPADDPRLVILVLIDEPQGKAYGGLVAAPVFSRIANQSLRYLKVMPTEKATVPVLNTIADLIEAPIQPPIYDIRVSGVEMPQMPDFFGMSYRQVMQVMQKSGLNIKLKGTGRVIAQSPDPGRPISYGNEIWVKLAPAS
- a CDS encoding UDP-N-acetylmuramoyl-tripeptide--D-alanyl-D-alanine ligase, with translation MEFNIRDIARITEGTLYPADARGMVDGISTDSRTIGSGELFVPLRGPNFDGHDFLTLAVKSGAAACLSEDVVNGLPVPVIVVDDTLKALGRLAADVRNRFAGPVVGITGSSGKTTTKEMLAGILSLTRPGLLTAGNFNNLIGLPLTLFRNRDECEWMVLEMGMSARGEIARLSEIASPTVGIITNIGPAHLETLHGMEGVARAKGELFEALPEDGFAIVNADDDFVVNLPVANKVRRILYGSAESAEIRAESIIARGSGVTFRLVTPEGNWPVQLKIAGRHNVYNALAAAAAAHVLGVDGRTIVRGLEQFQPCCGRMETISLGCDVLLLEDSYNANPLSVKAALQTLSEMNGLGRHIAVLGDMLELGEQSAELHTEVGRQAADLVDILIVMGEMKDAVAAGYGTQETAAKEIYLVNSHQEAIDILRDMIQPGDRILVKGSRGMRMEKVSKALRGMHFCMAANG
- a CDS encoding UDP-N-acetylmuramoyl-L-alanyl-D-glutamate--2,6-diaminopimelate ligase, which translates into the protein MITTSKIGTDQLIASMHPLDVAGNSQGVIRDLVYDSRKAGPGCAFFALRGISDDGHQFIADAVDRGAELVVMEEPHPVKGATGIVVANARQALAEASALFFGQPTRTMRVVGVTGTNGKTTVTYLIEAMLIAARQRPAVVGTVNYRYQGSETPASHTTPESYDLQKLTADFLGQGADSLVLEVSSHALEQNRVSGINFEVGIFTNLTPEHLDYHQTMESYFSSKKKFYDDYIVPQGSRAVVNIDDPYGRRIADELDDALTCGLAAEADVRAENVTLSRRGIEADVVIPHGRFRLQSALLGGFNLSNLLCAIAGGVALDLPLDAIVSGIKAVPVVPGRIETIENNRDALILVDYAHTGDALENVLQAVNELAGGRVITLFGCGGDRDRSKRPVMGEIAARFSDLAIVTSDNPRTEDPDSIINEILTGVKKHYASPLMLEQLQSSSSKGHVVVPDRREAIQVAVEILLPGDLLLVAGKGHEDYQIIGKEKVHFDDREEIRQALRASGRD
- the ftsL gene encoding cell division protein FtsL, which codes for MSDAVVRPIPKINGFALQRPRLFPLIAFVVVLMVVSLFFVWSRLEMVNLEYEISTYEVRLRSLQQESRQLKLEAASLRNPGRIERMARTRLGLRMPTPEQVITIR
- a CDS encoding transporter; its protein translation is MTDEHILYLFGLLILFFLSAFFSGSETALMALDRLRLKYLVEKGHPGAARLETVLEVPDRLLSTILIGNNLVNIAASVFATALLIEIFGEHGELLTILIMTPLLLILAEITPKTYAAKNPERVSFFVIRPILLFMWILTPVIWVISGVSMLLNKILRSDREASVISEDEIKSIISVGEQSGTVHKDKRKMLHGIFELAQIRVRDVMIPRTEVVGIDAELPFREILQLVQAAWHSRFPVYEENLDSIVGIIHSKDILNFVDQSAAFDIREVARPPFFVPESQLIESLLQSFREKRVHLAIVVDEHGGVEGIVTLEDVIEEVFGEIVDEYDLEEALFRKVAPGYYVVDASASLKTVNQKFSLNFSEEHATTLAGLVMQLLDDIPAEGYRCEAEGVTLVVAKMIDQRIDQVELHFTTDPDSPPPAT
- a CDS encoding cell division/cell wall cluster transcriptional repressor MraZ: MGQGRKVNFQGVYNNSIDPKGRASIPAQFREKLSASFAADNLVVTQKDGGLAAYPESEWEKNQAKVEAMEPGPLKEALYLALISPAKPCSFDKQGRIQLSQAHRDYAGLDSEIREIVVVGVDRRIMIWSKAKHAEMQAQAETRIVDDPQVLANLGF
- the murD gene encoding UDP-N-acetylmuramoyl-L-alanine--D-glutamate ligase, which encodes MTNRYANKKIVVVGAGKSGLALCRFFARRNARVILSDIRQRADIGDLSDLSGCDVAFDLGGHNPELFRKADLIVLSPGVPPTIAPVQAAVEQGVDLSGEVEIASRELTAPMIGITGTNGKSTVTALVGEALKACGAKTYVGGNIGTPLTEAVDQEELEWLVIELSSFQLETVTSFRPRYSMLLNISADHLDRYPDMRAYIEAKKKIFSCQTAADFMILNADDKLVMEAAVGAPARVVCFSCNSKLDEGMFLDDDHIVWRWQGTEQTFAVKELRLKGLHNIANVMAACIPLLLEGYQAETIWPAMTRFTGLPHRMNLVRSLDGVEWYNDSKGTNIGSVIMSLAGLDAPVTLIAGGRDKGGDFGELSGPVKEKVAHLILIGEATERMATEIGPVTDISKVDSLDAAVVRARELTRPGGTVLLSPGCSSFDQFANFAVRGERFCELVEQLEDGKAVSNGTP